A window of Notolabrus celidotus isolate fNotCel1 chromosome 11, fNotCel1.pri, whole genome shotgun sequence contains these coding sequences:
- the cbx5 gene encoding chromobox protein homolog 5, with amino-acid sequence MGKKSRDDESSSSDEEEYVVEKVLDRRVVKGRVEFFLKWKGYSEKHNTWEPEKNLDCPELISEFMKTYKKSSGGSSTPSSGASKSSTGSLGRSKDSSTSKKRSSDDDEEGGSKPKKKKEDDILVARGFERGLEPEKIIGATDSCGDLMFLMKWKDSDEADLVLAKEANHRCPQIVIAFYEERLTWHEDSDKKEKDAVSA; translated from the exons ATGGGCAAGAAGTCTCGCGACGATGAATCCTCATCCTCCGATGAAGAGGAATATGTTGTGGAGAAGGTGCTGGACAGAAGGGTAGTGAAAGGCAGGGTTGAGTTCTTCCTGAAGTGGAAAGGATATTCGGA AAAGCACAACACTTGGGAGCCAGAAAAGAATCTGGACTGCCCTGAGCTTATTTCAGAGTTCATGAAGACCTACAAGAAAAGCAGCGGTGGAAGCTCCACACCAAGCAGCGGGGCCAGCAAATCAAGCACAGGCTCCTTAGGACGCTCCAAAGACTCCAGTACCTCAAAAAAGAGAAGCTccgatgatgatgaggagggtgGAAGCAAGcccaaaaagaagaaggag gaCGACATCCTAGTTGCGCGTGGCTTTGAGAGAGGACTTGAGCCAGAGAAGATCATTGGGGCAACTGACTCATGTGGTGACCTGATGTTCCTCATGAAATG GAAAGACTCTGATGAGGCAGATCTTGTGCTTGCCAAGGAGGCCAATCATAGGTGCCCACAGATTGTTATCGCATTCTATGAGGAACGTCTCACCTGGCACGAAGACAGTGACAAGAAGGAGAAGGACGCTGTCAGTGCGTGA
- the nfe2 gene encoding transcription factor NF-E2 45 kDa subunit, whose product MCSTANYVLPLRRTFEGLAAPGRLCGGVSMSTNFPGARSHGAPQDTEMDVAWQELMAITDLQFDVPGEASYETTQYQSMEPMAPMGGYAMAQSLPQPPPASCDLSAPNTYDGCFSQEPSVSQHQLGSNAEAIYGNSEPQLNQRMPPIPSHSQASLMAPREHMNMTGASQGQRRSNACLSQGRHMLWTAHGQISHTRSADDLESDSGLSLGSSPPLASPDNPVGGAPGYQTVDISMTYSDGEPDNMTDHTRGVHMHYSMNYQNQSHAFLHSSGAQAYFPNQTAYSHVQSNVSSTWSGKQQGQATALGELYSDCGVTSRGSSQHNLFTKQPGSTSTTAPLSRDERRAMSLKIPFPMEKIINLPVDDFNELLTQYTLTDSQLALVRDIRRRGKNKVAAQNCRKRKLESIIHLERELNQLQAQREHLAQERLEFKRSLTFIKCRLTDLYSEVFSHLRDEAGQPYSVDEYSLQQTPDGKIYLVPHTSMHKRDQC is encoded by the exons ATGTGTTCAACTGCCAACTATGTTCTCCCGCTGAGGAGAACCTTTGAG GGATTAGCAGCTCCAGGCAGGTTGTGTGGAGGAGTGTCCATGTCAACTAATTTCCCCGGAGCCAGGTCTCATGGAGCTCCTCAGGATACAGAGATGGATGTGGCTTGGCAGGAGCTGATGGCCATCACAGATCTGCAG TTTGACGTTCCCGGTGAAGCCTCCTATGAAACAACCCAATACCAAAGCATGGAGCCCATGGCCCCTATGGGAGGTTATGCGATGGCTCAATCCCTTCCTCAGCCTCCCCCTGCTTCTTGTGACCTCAGTGCTCCAAACACATATGATGGATGTTTCTCCCAAGAGCCGTCTGTCTCCCAACATCAGTTAGGCAGCAACGCAGAGGCAATCTACGGAAACTCTGAACCTCAGCTCAATCAGCGAATGCCCCCCATTCCTTCACACTCGCAGGCCTCACTCATGGCACCCAGAGAACACATGAATATGACGGGTGCCAGTCAGGGGCAAAGAAGGTCAAACGCTTGCCTCTCTCAGGGTCGGCACATGCTGTGGACTGCACATGGACAAATTTCCCACACTCGCTCTGCTGATGATCTTGAATCAGACTCGGGTCTGTCTTTGGGTTCTAGCCCACCTTTGGCCTCCCCAGATAATCCTGTTGGTGGTGCACCAGGCTACCAGACTGTAGACATTAGTATGACATATAGTGATGGTGAACCAGACAACATGACTGATCACACCAGAGGAGTACACATGCATTACTCAATGAACTACCAGAATCAATCTCACGCTTTTCTACACTCCTCAGGTGCACAGGCCTATTTTCCTAATCAAACTGCTTATTCTCATGTACAATCTAATGTCTCAAGTACTTGGTCAGGGAAACAGCAGGGTCAAGCCACTGCCCTGGGCGAACTGTACAGTGACTGTGGAgtcaccagcagagggagctcacAGCATAATCTGTTCACTAAACAACCAGGAAGCACCTCAACTACTGCTCCACTGAGCAGAGATGAGAGACGGGCCATGTCCTTGAAAATCCCCTTCCCCATGGAGAAGATTATTAATCTACCTGTGGACGACTTCAATGAGCTGCTGACACAGTATACTTTAACAGATTCTCAACTAGCACTGGTCAGGGACATTAGACGCAGAGGAAAGAACAAGGTGGCTGCCCAGAACTGTAGAAAAAGAAAGCTGGAGAGTATAATTCACCTTGAAAGAGAACTGAACCAGCTGCAGGCCCAAAGAGAGCACCTGGCACAGGAGAGGCTGGAGTTCAAGCGCAGCTTAACTTTTATCAAATGTCGCTTGACAGACCTCTACTCAGAAGTATTTTCTCACTTAAGAGATGAAGCTGGACAACCATACTCAGTAGATGAATACTCCCTGCAACAGACACCTGATGGTAAAATTTATCTAGTACCCCACACATCTATGCACAAAAGAGACCAATGTTGA
- the hnrnpa1b gene encoding heterogeneous nuclear ribonucleoprotein A1b translates to MSKDPVPREPEQLRKLFIGGLSFETTDESLRAHFEQWGSLTDCVVMRDPNTKRSRGFGFVTYSSVQEVDAAMTARPHKVDGRVVEPKRAVSREDSNRPGAHVTTKKIFVGGIKEDTEESHLRDYFTQFGKIEVIDIMTDRNTGKKRGFAFVTFDDHDSVDRIVIQKYHTINSHNCEVRKALTRQEMQTTGMGMEGRSGGGSRPYDFDRGFSQGGGRRYGDGPYNGNGGDGGYGGGPGGPGGYNNGGNQRYNQGGYNQGGGGGGGGGGGYGGNGYDSNGYGNCGGGGGGGGGGNYNNMGNYEPQASNFGPMKTYNNSGGGGGGGRNFGGGGGGGYGNGSNNGGGYGRRF, encoded by the exons atgtcaaaagatcCA GTCCCACGCGAGCCAGAGCAGCTCCGCAAGCTGTTCATTGGAGGTCTGAGCTTCGAGACCACAGACGAAAGCCTGCGGGCTCATTTTGAGCAATGGGGCAGCCTTACAGACTGTGTG GTCATGAGAGACCCCAACACAAAGAGGTCCAGGGGGTTCGGCTTTGTTACTTACTCATCAGTCCAGGAGGTTGATGCTGCTATGACTGCCCGCCCTCACAAGGTTGATGGAAGAGTTGTTGAACCCAAACGAGCAGTTTCTCGAGAG GACTCAAACAGGCCAGGTGCCCATGTGACCACAAAAAAGATCTTTGTTGGAGGCATCAAGGAAGATACAGAGGAGTCCCACCTGCGAGACTACTTCACACAGTTTGGCAAGATTGAGGTCATTGATATCATGACTGATCGCAACACTGGCAAGAAGAGGGGCTTTGCCTTTGTAACCTTTGATGACCACGACTCAGTTGACAGGATTGTCA TCCAGAAATACCACACAATCAACTCTCACAACTGTGAAGTGAGGAAGGCCCTTACAAGACAAGAAATGCAGACTACAGGCATGGGCATGGAAG GACGCAGCGGCGGGGGGAGTAGACCCTATGACTTTGATAGGGGCTTCAGTCAGG GTGGTGGGAGAAGATACGGAGATGGTCCCTACAATGGCAATGGAGGTGATGGTG GCTATGGAGGTGGTCCTGGGGGACCTGGTGGATACAATAATGGCGGCAACCAGCGCTATAACCAAGGCGGCTACAACCAgggtggtggtgggggtggtggaggtggtggtggctATGGAGGAAATGGTTATGACAGCAATGGCTATG gTAACTGTGGTGGCGGAGGTggtggcggaggaggaggaaactaTAATAACATGGGCAACTACGAACCCCAGGCCTCCAACTTTGGCCCAATGAAGACCTATAATAATAGTGGTGGCGGCGGCGGTGGTGGTAGGAACTTTG GTGGAGGTGGCGGCGGCGGCTATGGAAATGGCTCCAACAATGGTGGTGGATACGGCCGtcgattttaa